The following are from one region of the Thermomicrobiales bacterium genome:
- a CDS encoding M20/M25/M40 family metallo-hydrolase has protein sequence MDFTEAFAAVDAQEDKLIERLRSIIAIDNCVPPGRNYDTLLDLVEPEFQRLGFDTTRVVIPWEKVQQIPLPLEGDRVNLVARQNNGKPPLTVYAHMDTVPIEEGWSKDPFGGEIEDGRIYGRGIADMKGTIATLLTALNVMEQQGIEPVWDLNVVLCTDEEIGVYPGVYHLALEGYVTAPVLCMEGSQDPVLRLGSNGSVDATVTVHGRSCHSGANYLGINAIEEMVPILNELLTLKHEVEARRSALPLAPAPGAPSHLRPMFNLDIVGGGVKSNIVPATASVLINRRYIPEEDYDDVTTEIREAVERGLEKSQALSADVSFMHSYPSYYQSADHPGAKRLVEALKLVQGYSDDDFVRTGSGGSTDMANIAQVLNTDLIATVGNGRQRESKAHGSDESIRLSDARAHAKELIYYFSAPMDAE, from the coding sequence GTGGACTTTACGGAAGCCTTTGCTGCGGTCGATGCGCAGGAGGACAAGCTCATCGAGCGGCTGCGGTCGATCATCGCCATCGACAATTGCGTCCCGCCGGGTCGCAACTACGATACGCTCCTGGATCTGGTCGAGCCGGAATTCCAGCGTCTGGGATTTGACACGACGCGCGTCGTCATCCCGTGGGAGAAGGTTCAGCAGATCCCGCTGCCCCTCGAGGGTGATCGCGTCAATCTGGTCGCGCGGCAGAACAACGGCAAGCCGCCGCTGACCGTCTACGCCCACATGGATACGGTGCCGATCGAGGAAGGCTGGTCGAAAGATCCGTTCGGCGGCGAGATCGAGGATGGTCGCATCTACGGTCGCGGCATCGCCGACATGAAGGGCACGATCGCGACGCTGCTGACGGCGCTCAACGTCATGGAGCAGCAGGGCATCGAGCCGGTCTGGGATCTCAACGTCGTTCTCTGTACCGACGAGGAGATCGGCGTCTATCCCGGTGTCTACCACCTCGCGCTCGAAGGCTATGTCACCGCGCCGGTGCTGTGCATGGAGGGTAGCCAGGACCCGGTGCTGCGGCTCGGCTCGAACGGCTCGGTCGATGCGACGGTCACCGTCCACGGTCGCTCGTGCCACTCCGGCGCGAACTACCTCGGCATCAACGCGATCGAAGAGATGGTGCCGATCCTCAATGAGCTGCTGACGCTCAAGCACGAGGTCGAAGCGCGCCGCTCAGCGCTGCCACTGGCTCCGGCCCCCGGTGCGCCGTCACATCTCCGTCCCATGTTCAACCTGGATATCGTTGGCGGAGGTGTCAAGTCGAACATCGTCCCGGCAACTGCATCAGTGCTGATCAACCGGCGCTACATCCCCGAAGAGGACTACGACGATGTGACCACCGAGATTCGGGAGGCGGTCGAACGCGGTCTGGAGAAATCGCAGGCGCTCTCTGCCGACGTGTCGTTCATGCACTCGTATCCGTCGTACTACCAGTCTGCAGACCATCCCGGTGCCAAGCGGCTGGTCGAAGCGCTGAAGCTGGTGCAGGGCTACAGCGATGACGACTTCGTCCGCACCGGCTCGGGCGGCTCGACCGACATGGCCAACATCGCGCAGGTACTGAACACGGACCTGATCGCGACGGTCGGGAACGGCCGCCAGCGCGAGTCGAAGGCGCACGGCTCCGATGAGTCGATCCGCCTTTCCGACGCACGCGCCCACGCCAAGGAGCTGATCTACTACTTCTCGGCTCCGATGGACGCTGAATAG